One Euphorbia lathyris chromosome 1, ddEupLath1.1, whole genome shotgun sequence DNA segment encodes these proteins:
- the LOC136210813 gene encoding uncharacterized protein isoform X2, which produces MISPRRTKENGVVSPQTRFSTYETLQIASENNSRNQKDMKGSCSSLRQNVEASPSAVYRKQYEKQADVHDNLYLDVREVETNTNEISEQISPSGMTSKSNSYHDNGVNQSNETVDACEESESFGFSTNGYEQSH; this is translated from the exons ATGATCAGTCCTAGACGGACAAAGGAAAATGGCGTCGTATCCCCGCAAACAAGGTTTTCAACGTACGAAACTCTTCAAATTGCGAGTGAGAACAATTCAAGGAATCAGAAAGACATGAAAGGGAGTTGCTCAAGTCTAAGGCAGAATGTAGAGGCTTCACCATCTGCTGTTTACAGGAAACAATATGAGAAACAGGCAGATGTCCACGACAACCTTTACCTTGATGTCCGAGAAGTAG AAACAAATACCAATGAAATTTCAGAACAAATCAGTCCTTCAGGAATGACTTCCAAATCAAATAGTTATCATGATAATGGTGTAAACCAAAGCAACGAGACGGTGGATGCATGCGAGGAAAGTGAATCTTTTGGCTTCTCGACAAATG